From the genome of Bacteroides sp. MSB163, one region includes:
- a CDS encoding adenylate kinase — protein MLNIVIFGAPGSGKGTQSEKIVEKYGINHISTGDVLRAEIKNGTELGKTAKNYIDQGQLIPDELMIDILASVFDSFEDSKGVIFDGFPRTIAQAEALKKMLAERNQGVSVMLDLDVPEDELMVRLIKRGKDSGRADDNEETIKKRLHVYHSQTSPLIDWYKQEGQYQHIKGQGALEDIFADVCAAIDAAK, from the coding sequence ATGTTGAACATTGTAATTTTCGGTGCTCCCGGTTCAGGCAAGGGAACACAAAGTGAGAAAATCGTAGAAAAGTACGGTATTAACCACATCTCAACCGGTGACGTGTTGCGTGCAGAAATCAAGAACGGCACAGAACTGGGCAAAACAGCTAAAAATTATATCGATCAAGGCCAGTTGATCCCTGACGAACTGATGATTGATATCCTTGCAAGTGTATTCGACAGCTTTGAAGACAGCAAAGGTGTAATCTTCGACGGTTTCCCCCGTACGATTGCACAGGCAGAAGCTCTGAAGAAAATGCTTGCTGAAAGAAATCAGGGAGTAAGCGTTATGCTTGACCTGGATGTACCTGAAGACGAACTGATGGTCCGCCTCATCAAACGTGGTAAGGATTCCGGTCGTGCCGATGACAACGAAGAGACTATCAAGAAACGCCTTCATGTTTATCATTCACAGACTTCTCCGCTGATTGACTGGTACAAGCAGGAAGGACAATACCAACACATCAAAGGACAAGGTGCATTGGAAGATATCTTTGCTGATGTTTGCGCTGCGATTGACGCTGCAAAGTAA
- the obgE gene encoding GTPase ObgE encodes MAESNFVDYVKIYCRSGKGGRGSTHMRREKYIPNGGPDGGDGGRGGHIILRGNRNYWTLLHLRYDRHALAGHGESGSKNRSFGKDGEDKIIEVPCGTVVYNAETGEYICDVTEHGQEVVLLKGGRGGLGNWHFKTATRQAPRFAQPGEPMQEMTVIMELKLLADVGLVGFPNAGKSTLLASVSAAKPKIANYPFTTLEPNLGIVSYRDSKSFVMADIPGIIEGASAGKGLGLRFLRHIERNSLLLFMVPADSDDIRKEYEILLNELSTFNPEMLDKQRVLAITKSDMLDQELMDEIEPTLPANVPHVFISSITGMGLSVLKDILWEELNKDSNKIEAIVHRPKDVNKLQQELKDMGEDEDLSYEYVEDDEDVEELEDFEYEEEDWEDDK; translated from the coding sequence ATGGCTGAATCAAACTTTGTTGACTACGTAAAAATATATTGCCGCTCCGGAAAGGGCGGACGAGGCTCTACGCACATGAGGCGTGAGAAATACATACCCAATGGCGGCCCCGACGGAGGTGACGGAGGACGAGGAGGTCACATCATCCTGCGCGGTAACCGTAACTACTGGACGCTGTTGCATTTGCGCTACGACCGCCATGCACTGGCCGGACATGGAGAATCCGGTTCCAAGAACCGCAGTTTTGGTAAGGATGGAGAAGATAAGATTATTGAAGTTCCCTGTGGCACAGTAGTATACAATGCCGAAACAGGTGAATATATCTGTGACGTCACCGAGCATGGACAGGAAGTAGTCCTGCTGAAAGGCGGACGCGGCGGACTGGGTAACTGGCACTTCAAGACAGCCACCCGTCAGGCACCTCGCTTTGCACAACCGGGCGAACCGATGCAGGAAATGACAGTAATCATGGAGCTGAAACTTCTGGCAGACGTAGGTCTGGTAGGCTTCCCGAATGCCGGAAAATCAACCTTGCTTGCTTCCGTATCTGCCGCTAAGCCCAAGATAGCCAACTATCCTTTCACCACATTGGAACCCAACCTGGGTATTGTTTCTTACCGTGACAGCAAGTCGTTTGTCATGGCGGACATCCCCGGTATCATTGAAGGAGCCAGTGCCGGAAAAGGGTTGGGATTGCGCTTTCTGCGGCACATCGAGCGTAACTCTCTGTTGCTCTTCATGGTGCCTGCCGATAGCGACGATATCCGGAAGGAATATGAAATCCTGTTGAATGAGCTGAGCACTTTCAATCCTGAAATGCTGGACAAACAACGGGTACTTGCCATCACCAAGAGCGATATGCTCGATCAGGAATTGATGGACGAAATAGAGCCTACACTCCCTGCAAACGTTCCGCATGTATTCATTTCTTCCATTACCGGCATGGGACTTTCCGTACTTAAAGACATTCTTTGGGAAGAATTGAATAAGGATAGCAATAAAATAGAAGCTATCGTTCACCGTCCGAAGGATGTAAACAAACTCCAGCAAGAGTTGAAAGACATGGGTGAGGATGAAGACCTCAGCTATGAATATGTGGAAGATGACGAGGATGTAGAAGAACTGGAAGACTTTGAGTA
- the hpt gene encoding hypoxanthine phosphoribosyltransferase: protein MDTIQIKDKKFTVSIKEQDILKEVTRVANEINRDLAGKNPLFLSVLNGSFMFTADLMKNITIPCEISFVKLASYQGVSSTGVIKEVIGITEDLTDRTVVIVEDIVDTGLTMQRLLDTLGTRNPKEIHIASLLVKPDKLKVDLNIEYVAMEIPNDFIVGYGLDYDGFGRNYADIYTVVD from the coding sequence ATGGACACCATACAAATAAAAGACAAAAAGTTCACTGTTTCCATCAAGGAACAGGACATTCTGAAAGAAGTAACCCGCGTTGCAAATGAAATCAATCGCGATCTGGCTGGTAAAAATCCTCTGTTTCTCAGCGTCCTGAACGGCTCGTTTATGTTTACTGCTGATCTAATGAAAAACATTACTATTCCCTGCGAGATTTCTTTCGTGAAACTGGCTTCTTATCAGGGGGTGTCCTCTACCGGAGTTATCAAGGAAGTGATCGGTATTACCGAAGATCTGACAGATCGCACGGTAGTGATTGTGGAAGATATTGTAGATACTGGTCTGACTATGCAACGTCTGTTGGACACGCTGGGTACACGTAACCCAAAAGAAATCCACATCGCTTCGTTACTGGTGAAACCCGATAAGTTGAAAGTAGATTTGAATATAGAATACGTAGCCATGGAAATTCCAAATGACTTCATCGTAGGTTATGGATTGGATTATGACGGTTTCGGGCGTAATTATGCGGACATTTATACAGTGGTAGATTAA